From one Sphingobacteriales bacterium genomic stretch:
- a CDS encoding class I SAM-dependent methyltransferase, translated as MTTDKIEWFELWFDSPFYHILYKNRNQEEAHHFIDAVLKHLNIEYGSILDLACGKGRHAYYLAQKGFDVVGLDLSKESIRYANTMYQLDNLEFYVHDMRLPFRINYFDYIFNFFTSLGYFNDLKENEMVFESMHSGLKDNGHILIDFMNTEKIIKNLVLRENKQIDGYHFYIRRDMVNGKIIKHIQIEKEEKMWMYREEVQALMQHHFHTFLNNTGFTLVREFGDYHLNPFNPKTSDRYILLAKKN; from the coding sequence ATGACAACAGATAAAATAGAATGGTTTGAGCTTTGGTTTGATTCTCCGTTTTACCATATCTTATATAAAAACCGGAATCAGGAAGAGGCCCATCATTTTATTGATGCGGTCTTAAAACACCTGAATATAGAATATGGCAGTATTTTAGATCTGGCCTGCGGCAAGGGAAGGCATGCCTATTACCTGGCACAGAAAGGATTTGACGTGGTTGGATTGGATTTATCCAAAGAAAGCATCCGGTATGCCAATACCATGTACCAGTTGGATAATCTGGAGTTTTATGTACACGACATGCGGCTGCCATTCCGGATAAATTATTTCGATTACATCTTCAATTTTTTCACCAGTCTGGGTTATTTCAATGACCTGAAAGAAAATGAAATGGTATTTGAAAGCATGCATTCCGGATTAAAGGACAACGGCCATATCCTGATTGATTTTATGAATACAGAAAAAATCATTAAAAACCTGGTTTTAAGAGAAAATAAACAGATAGACGGATATCATTTTTATATTCGCAGAGATATGGTAAACGGGAAGATAATCAAGCATATTCAGATTGAAAAAGAAGAAAAGATGTGGATGTACAGGGAAGAAGTCCAGGCATTGATGCAGCATCATTTTCATACCTTTTTAAACAATACCGGTTTTACATTAGTCCGGGAATTCGGGGATTATCATTTAAACCCGTTTAACCCGAAAACATCGGACAGATATATTTTGTTAGCAAAGAAAAATTAG
- the acsA gene encoding acetate--CoA ligase produces MSDILNTHSSVTPNLQDYDALYAGFNWENERKQLNGLPGNQGINIAFEATERNADGHLKDTVALRWIRKDNNVQDFTYTDLHKLTSKFANVLERLGIRKGERVFSFTGRIPELYITALGTLKKTAVYCPLFSVFGPEPVWQRLSKGDAKVLVTTLTQYEKKIKQLLERLPALEYILITDIDEPVSDSVLSYSKLMSEASDSFIIPPTSPDDPALLHFTSGTTGMPKGALHVHNAVLTHYTTGKYVLDFHEGDIYWCTADPGWVTGTSYGIISPFVNGVTNIIDEEEFDAVRWYTILQNQKVNIWYTAPTAIRRLMRLNIDTSKDYNLENLRLILSVGEPLNPEAVIWVQKTFGVPILDNWWQTETGGIMMANYRSMPVRPGSMGKPLPGVTAAIAEETADGLQFITEPEKSGHLVLKKGFPSLFRTYLHEEERYQKCFRGEWYLSGDLAKNDTDGYFWFVGRADDIIKTSGHMVGPFEVESVLMEHPAVAEAAIIGKPDPSVGELVKAFIVLKSAYQPNDEVRMDIMGFVRKKMGPAIAPKEVSFIDNLPKTKSGKILRRLLKARELGLPEGDLSTLEQS; encoded by the coding sequence ATGTCTGACATTTTGAATACCCATTCGTCCGTTACACCCAACCTGCAGGATTATGATGCACTATATGCTGGATTTAACTGGGAGAATGAACGCAAACAACTCAATGGGCTGCCGGGTAATCAGGGTATCAATATTGCGTTTGAAGCCACCGAAAGAAATGCCGATGGCCATCTCAAAGATACGGTGGCACTTCGGTGGATTCGGAAAGACAACAATGTACAGGATTTTACCTACACCGACTTACATAAGCTTACATCTAAGTTTGCCAATGTGTTGGAAAGACTGGGCATCCGGAAAGGCGAACGTGTCTTCTCTTTTACCGGCAGAATTCCTGAACTCTATATCACCGCTTTAGGTACACTCAAAAAGACAGCCGTGTACTGCCCATTATTTTCTGTCTTTGGCCCGGAACCGGTTTGGCAGCGATTAAGCAAAGGCGATGCAAAAGTTTTAGTAACAACACTCACTCAATATGAAAAGAAAATAAAGCAATTGCTAGAAAGGCTGCCTGCATTAGAATATATCCTGATTACTGATATTGATGAACCTGTTTCTGATTCCGTGTTATCCTATTCCAAACTGATGTCAGAGGCTTCGGACAGTTTTATTATTCCTCCAACCTCACCCGACGATCCGGCTTTGCTGCATTTTACCAGCGGTACCACCGGCATGCCGAAAGGCGCCCTGCATGTTCACAATGCCGTTCTGACGCATTACACGACCGGAAAATACGTGCTTGATTTTCATGAAGGTGACATTTACTGGTGTACTGCCGACCCCGGCTGGGTAACGGGTACATCTTATGGAATCATCTCTCCTTTTGTCAATGGAGTAACGAATATCATTGACGAAGAAGAATTTGACGCGGTAAGGTGGTACACCATTCTGCAAAATCAAAAAGTCAATATCTGGTACACCGCTCCTACCGCCATCCGACGACTGATGCGATTGAATATTGACACCTCCAAAGATTATAACCTTGAAAACCTGCGGCTGATTTTAAGTGTCGGCGAGCCGCTGAATCCGGAAGCGGTAATTTGGGTACAAAAAACCTTCGGCGTTCCAATTTTAGACAACTGGTGGCAGACTGAAACAGGAGGCATCATGATGGCAAATTACCGATCTATGCCGGTAAGACCTGGCTCAATGGGAAAACCACTGCCGGGCGTAACGGCAGCCATTGCCGAAGAGACAGCAGATGGACTGCAGTTTATAACAGAACCTGAAAAGAGCGGACATTTGGTTCTGAAAAAAGGATTTCCATCCTTATTCCGAACGTACCTGCATGAAGAAGAACGGTACCAAAAATGCTTCCGAGGTGAATGGTATCTTTCCGGCGACTTGGCAAAAAATGATACGGATGGCTATTTTTGGTTTGTTGGCAGAGCGGATGACATCATTAAAACATCCGGACATATGGTGGGGCCTTTCGAAGTAGAAAGTGTACTGATGGAGCATCCTGCTGTAGCGGAAGCTGCCATTATCGGCAAACCTGACCCTTCTGTCGGTGAGCTTGTCAAAGCGTTTATTGTTTTGAAAAGTGCATATCAGCCGAATGATGAAGTAAGAATGGATATCATGGGATTTGTGCGAAAAAAAATGGGCCCGGCCATTGCGCCGAAAGAGGTTTCATTTATTGATAATTTGCCAAAAACAAAAAGCGGCAAAATATTGAGACGCTTACTTAAAGCGAGAGAACTTGGTTTGCCGGAAGGCGATTTATCCACTTTAGAACAATCCTGA
- a CDS encoding DUF3089 domain-containing protein, with product MKKTLLLSAVTITISSFSKPLPLFIATDQPKAPNYSDANYWSALPFRKDAADLTPGIESWINDSLKNVDVFYIYPTLYSKGKTWNADVNNKKLNKRLDRLPVKYQASVFNQVGRVYAPRYRQAIVKCFFDTSSNSEKALDFAYQDVMKAFEYYLQHFNNGRPIIIASHSQGTTHGRRLLKDFFDTPEMKAKLVCAYVVGYEINKESYEVLTPCKEAAETNCYVTWSTFKDGFLYKDKLRYFGNVCVNPVSWKMDTLTAVSHGGILLNVNRKKYFTTETRICQPSYLWAKTNLTFMRRKNVLHLVDYNLFWWDIRKNAQQRVAEYFRKN from the coding sequence ATGAAAAAAACCTTACTGCTATCTGCTGTCACAATTACTATATCATCTTTTTCAAAACCCCTTCCTTTATTTATTGCGACAGATCAGCCAAAAGCGCCAAATTATTCGGATGCAAACTATTGGAGTGCACTGCCTTTTCGAAAGGACGCAGCAGACCTCACACCCGGAATAGAAAGCTGGATAAATGATTCTCTGAAAAATGTCGATGTATTTTATATCTATCCTACCTTGTATTCGAAAGGAAAGACCTGGAATGCGGATGTAAACAACAAGAAACTCAATAAAAGGCTTGATCGATTGCCGGTAAAATACCAGGCATCCGTTTTCAATCAGGTAGGACGCGTATATGCGCCGCGTTATCGTCAGGCTATTGTCAAATGTTTTTTTGACACATCCAGCAATTCAGAGAAAGCACTGGATTTTGCCTATCAGGATGTAATGAAAGCATTTGAATATTACCTGCAACACTTCAACAACGGACGTCCCATTATCATTGCATCGCATAGCCAGGGTACCACACATGGCAGGCGTTTGCTGAAAGACTTTTTCGACACACCGGAAATGAAAGCAAAACTGGTCTGTGCGTATGTGGTTGGATATGAAATCAATAAAGAAAGCTATGAAGTGCTCACTCCCTGTAAAGAGGCCGCAGAAACCAACTGTTATGTGACCTGGTCCACCTTTAAGGATGGATTTCTGTATAAAGACAAACTGCGTTATTTCGGCAATGTCTGTGTTAATCCCGTTTCGTGGAAAATGGATACGTTAACGGCTGTATCTCACGGAGGAATCTTATTGAATGTAAATCGCAAAAAATATTTCACCACGGAAACCCGCATCTGTCAGCCGTCTTATTTATGGGCGAAAACGAACCTGACCTTTATGCGCAGAAAGAATGTATTACACCTCGTAGATTACAACCTCTTTTGGTGGGATATCCGGAAAAATGCACAACAAAGGGTTGCAGAATATTTTAGAAAAAATTAA
- a CDS encoding phosphatase PAP2 family protein, which produces MNEFIDCLKNADYSAFHFINHTISNAVFDILMPVLRNARTWIPIYLLLGIYVIHRYKKDAWLYILFVLIAFAIADSSTHQLLKPIFNRSRPCYNGFLHVRLLVDHCGGRLSFPSTHASNHMTMALSIVLSGIFSNKWINLSWILWAAIIGFAQVYVGLHYPADIIAGFGTGYVLAWFNYKLVLPALKVIHHKFIQ; this is translated from the coding sequence ATGAATGAGTTCATAGATTGCCTGAAAAATGCAGATTACAGTGCTTTTCATTTCATCAATCATACGATATCAAATGCCGTATTTGACATTCTGATGCCTGTCCTTCGAAATGCACGCACCTGGATTCCGATTTATCTTCTATTAGGAATATATGTAATCCATCGTTACAAGAAAGATGCCTGGTTATACATACTATTTGTGCTTATTGCCTTCGCAATAGCCGATTCCAGCACTCATCAACTATTAAAGCCAATCTTTAACCGCTCCCGCCCCTGTTATAATGGTTTTCTCCATGTCAGGCTTCTGGTAGATCATTGCGGCGGAAGGCTAAGTTTTCCGTCCACACACGCCTCCAATCACATGACAATGGCACTCAGTATTGTATTAAGTGGTATTTTTTCAAACAAGTGGATAAATCTTAGCTGGATTTTATGGGCAGCAATTATTGGGTTTGCACAGGTTTATGTGGGATTGCATTATCCGGCTGATATCATTGCAGGTTTTGGTACAGGATATGTATTGGCTTGGTTCAATTACAAACTGGTTTTGCCTGCATTAAAGGTCATACACCATAAATTCATCCAATAA
- a CDS encoding SDR family NAD(P)-dependent oxidoreductase, giving the protein MSKLIVIIGAGPGIAQGVAEKFGMNGFSVALISRRKEKLEKLTAELKQKGIDAHAFVGDAGDAESMKDAFNQIWEKWNDVDVVHYNAAKIKMVNIANETADGLTRDFKVNAAGVLTMLNLVLSDMEKKGEGTILLTGGGFALQPDPQYGSLAIGKAAIRNMANSLHTALKPKNIFVGTVTVCGFVKPDAEIHNPANIADQFWKLYTDRNEFEIQL; this is encoded by the coding sequence ATGAGTAAATTGATTGTGATAATCGGAGCCGGTCCCGGAATCGCCCAGGGTGTTGCAGAAAAATTTGGAATGAACGGATTTTCCGTCGCATTGATTTCCAGGAGAAAAGAGAAATTAGAAAAACTGACGGCTGAACTTAAGCAAAAAGGTATAGACGCCCATGCATTTGTGGGGGATGCCGGTGACGCTGAATCCATGAAAGATGCGTTCAACCAGATATGGGAAAAGTGGAATGATGTTGACGTGGTACATTATAACGCCGCAAAAATAAAAATGGTGAATATCGCCAACGAAACAGCCGATGGGCTGACACGCGATTTCAAGGTCAATGCGGCGGGCGTCCTGACCATGCTGAATCTTGTGTTATCAGACATGGAGAAGAAAGGAGAAGGCACCATTCTACTTACTGGCGGTGGATTCGCCTTGCAGCCTGATCCGCAGTATGGCTCTTTGGCAATAGGAAAAGCGGCGATAAGGAATATGGCCAACTCCCTGCATACTGCATTAAAACCCAAAAATATTTTTGTAGGTACCGTGACCGTATGCGGATTTGTAAAACCGGATGCCGAAATACACAATCCAGCTAATATAGCCGATCAATTCTGGAAACTATACACCGACAGGAATGAATTTGAAATTCAGTTATAA
- a CDS encoding SDR family oxidoreductase, which translates to MFQTDLFKDKIVLVTGGGSGIGYTIAKQYLQSGAIVYIASRNVEKIEKAIEQLNAFGDVRSAIADIREPEQIQALADKIKTDAGRLDILINNAGGQFPAAAENISFNGFRAVVTNNLIGTFYVTQIMAKTFFIPQNEGNIVNIIANIYRGFPGMAHTGAARAGVDNLTKTLSIEWVRYNIRVNAVAPGIILSSGLDTYPPAILKGITDGIPNKRMGTMEEVGWPVLFLSSPMASYITGETLYVDGGNRLWGDQWKM; encoded by the coding sequence ATGTTTCAGACAGATTTATTTAAAGACAAAATTGTACTGGTAACGGGAGGCGGCAGCGGCATCGGCTATACCATCGCAAAACAGTATCTGCAGTCAGGCGCTATCGTCTACATTGCATCGAGAAACGTAGAAAAGATTGAAAAAGCGATAGAACAATTAAATGCGTTTGGTGATGTTCGCAGTGCGATTGCCGATATCAGGGAACCGGAACAAATACAGGCACTGGCGGATAAAATAAAAACCGATGCCGGAAGGCTGGATATCCTGATAAATAATGCCGGCGGGCAATTTCCGGCAGCGGCGGAAAATATTTCTTTCAACGGATTCCGTGCGGTGGTTACCAATAACCTGATAGGTACTTTTTATGTGACACAGATTATGGCAAAGACTTTTTTCATTCCACAGAATGAAGGGAATATCGTCAATATCATCGCGAATATCTACAGAGGATTTCCGGGCATGGCGCATACGGGTGCAGCACGGGCAGGTGTAGACAATCTCACAAAAACCTTGTCCATAGAATGGGTTCGCTATAATATTCGTGTAAATGCCGTAGCACCGGGTATTATCCTTTCCTCCGGACTGGATACCTATCCACCAGCCATTCTAAAAGGCATTACAGACGGCATTCCCAACAAGCGCATGGGTACCATGGAAGAAGTGGGATGGCCCGTTCTCTTCCTATCCTCGCCGATGGCTTCCTATATCACCGGCGAAACATTGTACGTAGACGGCGGGAACCGGCTTTGGGGCGACCAATGGAAGATGTGA
- a CDS encoding BON domain-containing protein: MSKVLSVILVAVVLCFTACKPKDADIKKAVEQKISAIAEGITVEVTDGVATLTGEFKDEAAMLAAEEAIKGIKGLKSVVNNGTVTPPPPPPVEITADDPLSIAVTDASKDFPTVKTEVKDGVVTLTGEIQKKDLIKLMQTLNSLKPKKIDNQLTVK, encoded by the coding sequence ATTTCAAAAGTACTATCTGTAATTCTTGTAGCTGTAGTTTTATGCTTTACTGCCTGCAAACCAAAAGATGCTGACATAAAAAAAGCTGTTGAACAAAAAATCTCAGCGATAGCTGAAGGTATAACGGTAGAAGTAACGGATGGTGTAGCAACACTAACCGGTGAATTTAAAGATGAAGCCGCTATGTTGGCCGCCGAAGAGGCCATTAAAGGCATTAAAGGACTAAAATCAGTAGTGAATAACGGAACTGTCACCCCTCCTCCTCCGCCTCCTGTGGAAATTACTGCTGATGACCCCCTGTCAATAGCGGTTACAGATGCTTCTAAAGATTTCCCAACTGTAAAAACGGAAGTCAAAGATGGTGTTGTTACACTAACAGGTGAAATCCAGAAGAAAGATTTAATCAAACTTATGCAAACGTTAAACAGCCTGAAACCGAAAAAGATTGATAACCAATTAACCGTAAAATAA
- a CDS encoding acyl carrier protein: MNDQEIKSILIQLLKKTAPDTEPEELNETANFRAELGMDSFDFLQFMVAVNEQLNIEIPEQDYAAVSTLKDLTDYILAKKV; encoded by the coding sequence ATGAATGATCAAGAAATAAAATCCATCCTAATTCAGTTGCTCAAAAAAACAGCACCGGACACAGAACCGGAAGAGTTGAATGAAACTGCTAATTTCCGGGCAGAACTCGGAATGGACTCATTCGATTTTCTGCAATTCATGGTGGCTGTTAATGAACAGCTGAACATTGAGATTCCGGAACAGGATTATGCTGCTGTCTCCACTTTAAAGGACTTAACGGATTATATTCTAGCAAAGAAAGTATAA
- a CDS encoding alpha-ketoacid dehydrogenase subunit beta — MGKNAIKVTYREALKQGLREALQKNENVFLMGEDVGHYGGAFAISKGLLEEFGEDRIMDVPLSESGFVGAGIGAALNGMRPIVEIMTVNFSLLAMDQIFNNAATFSHMTGGQLNVPVVIRIGCGIGRQLAAQHSHSWEPIFAHVPGLIVLAAGTHEDARGMLVAALQQQNPVILFEYTFLLNMESEIKENEGGIADITKAKVLRSGIDISIVTYGGAVHKCLQAAFELEMLGIDAEVIDLRILRPLDEAAILASVAKTHKVLIVEDAWRSVSISSEISARIMEKAFYELDAPVQRLCGLEVPVPYPKHLEEASVPQVTDIVNRVQKIVQHD; from the coding sequence ATGGGTAAGAACGCTATTAAAGTCACCTATCGGGAAGCTCTGAAACAAGGGCTGAGAGAGGCATTGCAAAAAAACGAGAACGTATTTCTCATGGGAGAAGATGTGGGGCATTATGGCGGTGCTTTTGCCATCAGCAAAGGTTTGTTAGAGGAATTTGGCGAAGACAGAATCATGGATGTCCCGCTTTCCGAATCCGGTTTTGTGGGCGCGGGTATTGGGGCGGCTCTGAATGGCATGCGACCGATTGTGGAAATCATGACCGTTAATTTCAGTTTGCTGGCTATGGATCAGATTTTTAATAATGCTGCAACATTCAGCCACATGACTGGCGGGCAGTTGAATGTTCCTGTCGTTATCCGAATCGGATGTGGTATTGGCCGTCAGTTAGCTGCACAGCACTCTCACAGCTGGGAACCTATCTTTGCACATGTCCCGGGATTGATTGTTTTAGCTGCAGGTACACACGAAGATGCCAGAGGTATGTTGGTGGCTGCGTTACAGCAACAGAATCCTGTTATTCTGTTTGAATATACCTTTTTACTCAACATGGAATCAGAAATAAAAGAAAATGAGGGGGGCATAGCAGATATCACAAAAGCTAAAGTGCTCAGATCCGGTATCGATATTTCAATAGTAACATACGGCGGCGCGGTACATAAATGCCTGCAGGCAGCCTTTGAACTGGAAATGCTGGGAATAGATGCGGAAGTGATAGATCTTCGGATACTTAGACCATTGGATGAAGCCGCTATCCTGGCATCCGTAGCTAAAACGCATAAAGTACTCATCGTTGAAGATGCCTGGCGTTCTGTAAGCATCTCTTCTGAAATAAGTGCGCGCATCATGGAAAAAGCCTTTTATGAATTGGATGCACCGGTACAACGTTTATGCGGTCTGGAAGTACCTGTTCCCTACCCCAAACACCTGGAAGAAGCTTCCGTACCGCAGGTAACGGATATTGTAAATCGTGTACAAAAAATAGTGCAGCATGATTGA
- a CDS encoding MATE family efflux transporter, producing MITYGNHLFYQISVQIKGTYREIWQIAFPIILGSLANSINQLIDTAFLGHYSKISLDAVTLTGIFFFNITFIAGGFARGAQVMIARHNGEMHYNKIGIAFDHLLAFSAILSVITLIFFAFASPAIVTISVKSTAIQEEALTYLKYMNIGVPAVVFGFCFNAFYSGIGKTKIITYATLLMGITNIILDYILIFGKLGFPALGIKGAAIATTIANIVLFLVYLVYFIRQQHTKTYDAFRFKVLKWLQFRKMIDLSTPIVLQNLIGITSWQYFFLCVEKLGEHELAVSGILKSLFVFLGIPVWSLGSASNTIISNIIGQRKLEDVIPALKKVILVTVGISMSLNLIILLFPRPILSLFTNDLQLIQDCIPPFYTLMIALLFFSSGMIMNQGIIGTGATKIPAMVELFCCFSYIGYCYYFIQLKKSPLYIAWGCEVVYWFSLLTFTTVYWGSGIWKRFVRHIDTITA from the coding sequence ATGATTACTTACGGCAACCACTTATTTTATCAGATCAGCGTGCAGATAAAAGGAACATACCGCGAAATATGGCAGATTGCCTTTCCCATCATTTTGGGCAGCCTAGCCAACAGTATCAACCAGCTGATTGATACGGCTTTTCTCGGCCATTACAGTAAAATATCGCTGGATGCCGTAACACTAACCGGTATATTTTTCTTTAACATCACCTTTATTGCAGGCGGTTTTGCCAGAGGCGCCCAGGTAATGATTGCACGGCACAACGGTGAAATGCATTATAACAAAATAGGAATTGCATTTGATCACCTGCTGGCATTTTCCGCAATACTTTCAGTTATCACCCTAATCTTTTTTGCTTTTGCATCGCCGGCAATCGTTACTATCTCCGTAAAATCAACAGCAATACAAGAGGAGGCGTTAACCTATCTAAAATACATGAATATCGGCGTACCGGCTGTTGTATTCGGATTTTGCTTTAATGCCTTTTATTCCGGCATAGGAAAAACGAAAATTATAACATATGCCACCTTGCTGATGGGTATCACCAATATCATTTTAGATTACATACTCATTTTTGGGAAACTGGGATTTCCGGCATTGGGTATTAAAGGTGCTGCCATTGCAACCACTATTGCCAATATCGTTTTATTCTTAGTCTACCTGGTATATTTTATCCGGCAGCAACACACTAAAACATATGATGCCTTTCGCTTTAAGGTGTTGAAGTGGCTGCAATTCCGGAAAATGATAGATTTGTCCACTCCCATTGTACTGCAAAATTTAATCGGTATCACTTCCTGGCAATACTTTTTTTTGTGTGTGGAAAAATTAGGGGAACATGAATTAGCCGTTTCAGGCATTCTTAAAAGCCTGTTTGTATTCCTGGGTATTCCCGTCTGGAGCCTGGGCAGTGCCAGCAATACGATTATCAGCAATATCATCGGTCAGCGCAAACTGGAAGATGTCATTCCGGCTCTCAAAAAGGTAATTCTTGTCACTGTCGGAATCTCCATGTCGCTCAACCTGATAATTCTTCTATTTCCCCGGCCGATTTTATCCTTATTTACCAATGATTTGCAGCTGATACAGGACTGCATCCCTCCGTTTTATACATTGATGATTGCCTTGCTGTTCTTTTCGTCCGGGATGATCATGAATCAGGGAATTATCGGAACGGGTGCCACCAAGATACCCGCTATGGTCGAACTTTTCTGTTGCTTTTCGTATATTGGATACTGTTATTATTTTATACAGTTAAAAAAGAGCCCATTGTATATTGCATGGGGCTGCGAGGTGGTATATTGGTTTTCATTGCTTACTTTTACTACAGTCTATTGGGGAAGTGGGATATGGAAAAGATTTGTCAGGCATATAGATACAATTACGGCGTGA
- a CDS encoding SH3 domain-containing protein, translating into MSLQDKYKQLLDAAASSGVTGLLVREQDNVLYVDGTAPNGSVKDQLWAVYDSVDPNFTSGDLVLNVSVSVDAAVTKVKVITEHSNLNIRKGPGTDQPIVGKAAKGEIITLISQTNDQWWLVRTDDGEEGYSYTRYLEPIQ; encoded by the coding sequence ATGTCGTTACAAGATAAATATAAACAACTCCTTGATGCAGCTGCAAGTTCAGGTGTAACAGGATTGCTGGTCAGAGAACAGGATAATGTATTGTATGTCGATGGAACTGCACCCAATGGTTCAGTAAAAGACCAGCTTTGGGCAGTCTACGACTCCGTTGATCCTAATTTTACTTCCGGGGATTTAGTTTTAAATGTTTCCGTATCGGTAGATGCTGCTGTTACAAAAGTTAAAGTAATCACCGAACACTCAAATTTGAATATACGCAAAGGTCCGGGAACCGATCAGCCTATTGTTGGAAAAGCGGCTAAAGGTGAAATAATTACTTTAATCAGCCAAACGAATGACCAATGGTGGTTGGTTCGAACAGATGATGGGGAGGAAGGTTATAGCTATACCAGGTACCTGGAACCCATTCAATAA
- the pdhA gene encoding pyruvate dehydrogenase (acetyl-transferring) E1 component subunit alpha, producing MAEQANFKNNLLEEETLYLLYQMKLIRRFEEKAAEMYTKTEIRGFLHLYIGEEAVAVGVSQALNENDLVIATYREHGHALARNVPAKKIMAEMYGRKEGCSGGRGGSMHLFDKEKNFYGGNAIVAGHIPIAVGMALAVKKQKQNKIVCCFFGEGAMAEGEFHEAMNLAALWQVPVLFICENNLYAMGTAIRYTHASQELEKRGKDYGIESAAVDGMDVLKVCEAAMKAVENIRTTGKPYFLVCNTYRFRAHSMFDAELYRNKNEVEEWKHRDPILLLERHMLENELSDETTLSSIDAKIEKEIQEATDYAEAGTWEPVENLTQFLYSEKSTNG from the coding sequence ATGGCAGAACAAGCGAATTTTAAGAACAATCTGCTGGAGGAAGAAACGCTGTATCTTCTGTATCAAATGAAGCTTATCCGAAGGTTTGAGGAAAAGGCGGCGGAGATGTACACGAAAACGGAAATTCGCGGTTTTCTGCATTTATATATCGGTGAAGAAGCGGTAGCGGTTGGTGTATCACAGGCATTGAACGAGAATGACCTTGTTATCGCTACCTACCGGGAGCACGGGCATGCGCTGGCGCGTAATGTTCCCGCAAAAAAAATAATGGCGGAAATGTATGGCAGAAAGGAAGGTTGCAGCGGAGGTCGTGGCGGCTCCATGCATTTATTTGATAAGGAGAAAAACTTTTACGGCGGGAATGCGATTGTTGCCGGCCATATTCCTATAGCCGTTGGTATGGCATTAGCTGTAAAAAAACAAAAGCAGAATAAAATAGTATGTTGTTTTTTCGGCGAAGGAGCTATGGCTGAAGGAGAATTTCACGAAGCCATGAACTTAGCTGCCCTGTGGCAGGTGCCGGTTTTATTTATCTGCGAAAACAATCTATATGCGATGGGAACGGCTATACGATATACGCATGCGTCACAGGAACTCGAAAAAAGAGGGAAAGATTACGGCATTGAATCCGCCGCAGTGGATGGTATGGATGTCTTAAAGGTATGTGAGGCAGCTATGAAAGCCGTTGAGAATATAAGAACAACCGGAAAACCTTATTTTTTGGTATGCAATACCTATCGTTTCAGAGCACATTCCATGTTTGATGCCGAACTTTATAGGAATAAAAATGAAGTGGAAGAATGGAAGCACCGTGACCCGATTCTATTACTTGAGCGGCATATGCTGGAAAATGAGCTGAGTGATGAAACCACGCTTTCATCTATTGATGCAAAAATCGAAAAGGAGATTCAGGAAGCTACGGATTATGCGGAAGCAGGAACATGGGAGCCTGTCGAAAACCTTACCCAGTTTCTATACAGCGAAAAATCAACAAATGGGTAA